Proteins from one Streptomyces roseifaciens genomic window:
- a CDS encoding condensation domain-containing protein produces MTVRRRLSPYERVVWAAGEALPATVVAAVHVEGTTTPARLRRALAAVRDRHPLVGARVERTGPWRAWLTTRDVPETPLRVVGAGSGRPLTRVMEEELQRPFTPGTGPLARFVLVDGGTSFDLLAAFHHVVADGHSAAIVIRDILEHLAAPAAEQPVVAAPSADGLLPGPRVRPSDLVKLSRSLRIPGQATGPARACGPATPLTCHTWTMGKAETAALLERCRAERTTVHGALCTAFARARRASGPARIAVAADLRRILVPAPQESVGLYAASFVLPVDPGLQDGFWNRARDVKERLHRRLNPEELRPLVAGFRLMPLPHRMITALLHRSEKKGARFDVALSNVRMSIPDTYGDLRVTAFHGVAHTTLSGAPVVILIGLGGRLFLSVTSTDPDAAGLCERAMAHLRAAAAPTATGTLALARPET; encoded by the coding sequence ATGACCGTGCGCCGACGTCTCTCCCCGTACGAACGCGTGGTCTGGGCGGCGGGTGAGGCACTGCCCGCCACCGTCGTCGCGGCCGTTCACGTGGAGGGAACGACGACTCCCGCCCGGCTGCGGCGCGCCCTGGCCGCCGTCCGCGACCGGCACCCCCTCGTCGGCGCCCGCGTGGAGCGCACCGGCCCCTGGCGGGCGTGGCTCACGACCCGCGACGTGCCCGAAACGCCCCTGCGCGTGGTGGGCGCAGGCTCCGGACGGCCCCTCACCCGCGTGATGGAGGAGGAGCTCCAGCGTCCGTTCACCCCCGGCACCGGCCCCCTGGCACGGTTCGTCCTCGTCGACGGCGGGACGTCGTTCGACCTGCTCGCCGCCTTCCACCACGTCGTGGCGGACGGCCACTCCGCCGCCATCGTGATCCGCGACATCCTCGAGCACCTGGCCGCACCCGCAGCGGAACAGCCGGTGGTCGCCGCGCCCTCCGCGGACGGCCTCCTCCCCGGGCCCCGCGTCCGCCCCTCCGACCTCGTCAAGCTCTCCCGGTCCCTGCGCATCCCCGGCCAGGCCACCGGACCGGCACGGGCCTGTGGCCCCGCCACACCACTGACCTGCCACACCTGGACGATGGGCAAGGCGGAGACCGCCGCGCTGCTCGAACGCTGCCGCGCCGAGCGGACCACCGTGCACGGAGCCCTCTGCACGGCCTTCGCCCGCGCCCGGCGGGCCTCCGGGCCCGCCCGCATCGCCGTCGCGGCGGACCTGCGCCGCATCCTGGTGCCCGCGCCCCAGGAATCCGTCGGCCTCTACGCCGCGAGCTTCGTCCTCCCCGTCGACCCGGGGCTCCAGGACGGCTTCTGGAACCGGGCCCGCGACGTCAAGGAACGCCTGCACCGTCGCCTGAACCCGGAGGAACTGCGCCCCCTCGTGGCCGGGTTCCGGCTGATGCCCCTGCCCCACCGGATGATCACCGCGCTGCTCCACCGCAGCGAGAAGAAGGGAGCGCGCTTCGACGTGGCACTGAGCAACGTCCGCATGTCCATCCCGGACACGTACGGGGATCTGCGCGTGACCGCCTTCCACGGCGTGGCCCACACCACGCTCTCCGGCGCCCCGGTGGTCATCCTGATCGGCCTGGGCGGCCGGCTGTTCCTCAGCGTCACCTCCACCGACCCCGATGCGGCGGGCCTGTGCGAGAGGGCCATGGCTCACCTCAGGGCGGCAGCGGCACCCACGGCCACCGGGACGCTCGCGCTCGCACGCCCCGAGACCTAG
- a CDS encoding MscL family protein produces MLKGFKNFVMRGDIVAVAVGLIIALALSTLIKAFTDFIINPIIARAQGGHSMGLGWQLGRAGNKNTYLDLGSFLSAAVYFLVFMAVVYFFIVIPYKHLQARRGVVVFADPGPLKTCAACLSEDIPAAALKCRYCGSEQPPSAAPGGRPAPGAY; encoded by the coding sequence ATGCTCAAAGGGTTCAAGAACTTCGTCATGCGCGGTGACATCGTCGCCGTCGCCGTGGGCCTGATCATCGCTCTGGCCCTCAGCACGCTCATCAAGGCGTTCACCGACTTCATCATCAACCCGATCATCGCCCGGGCCCAGGGCGGGCATTCGATGGGGCTGGGCTGGCAGCTCGGCCGGGCGGGCAACAAGAACACGTACCTGGACCTCGGCTCGTTCCTCTCCGCGGCCGTCTACTTCCTCGTCTTCATGGCCGTGGTCTACTTCTTCATCGTCATCCCGTACAAGCACCTGCAGGCGCGGCGCGGGGTCGTGGTCTTCGCGGATCCGGGCCCGCTCAAGACCTGCGCGGCCTGCCTGTCGGAGGACATCCCCGCGGCGGCGCTCAAGTGCCGCTACTGCGGAAGCGAGCAGCCCCCGTCGGCCGCGCCGGGCGGGAGGCCCGCGCCCGGGGCGTACTGA
- a CDS encoding GNAT family N-acetyltransferase, whose product MTDVTITPVRGRAATTAFIRLPYRLYRHDPHWVAPLEHELRACLDPRRNPFHTTGTVQLFIAHRGPVLLGRIAAHIDPRYQQRHRAGTGHIGFFESTDDPAVAGALFTAAGQWLAEQGADRMLGPLSFTTNDECGLLVDGFDGPPTIQMPHNPPYYSELFTEHGFTKAKDLHTFTGPVPPDGEAPAVIRRAARRALAAPGVRVRPLDRRRYDEDLAVVQRIYNEAWAENYASVPLTDAEFRHLGRRLKPLLQPDLLQIAEVDGEPAGFTLWLPDANQALAAARGRLTTCGLPLGLIRATLARRRITRTRASTSGITKEHRGRGLMAALFCRAQEAAARLGYTENEYSWILEDNRDAARYARAMGAVHTRTHRLYHRALAAAPAPSPAPAAAR is encoded by the coding sequence ATGACCGACGTCACCATCACCCCCGTGCGGGGACGCGCCGCCACCACCGCCTTCATCCGGCTGCCCTACAGGCTCTACCGCCACGACCCCCACTGGGTCGCCCCCCTCGAGCACGAGCTGCGCGCCTGCCTCGACCCCCGCCGCAACCCCTTCCACACCACCGGCACCGTCCAGCTCTTCATCGCCCACCGGGGCCCCGTCCTCCTCGGGCGCATCGCCGCCCACATCGACCCGCGCTACCAGCAGCGCCACCGGGCGGGCACCGGTCACATCGGCTTCTTCGAGTCCACCGACGACCCGGCCGTCGCCGGTGCGCTGTTCACCGCCGCCGGCCAGTGGCTGGCCGAGCAGGGGGCCGACCGCATGCTCGGCCCCCTGAGCTTCACCACCAACGACGAATGCGGCCTGCTCGTCGACGGATTCGACGGCCCGCCCACCATCCAGATGCCGCACAACCCCCCGTACTACTCGGAGCTGTTCACCGAACACGGCTTCACCAAGGCCAAGGACCTCCACACCTTCACCGGCCCCGTGCCACCGGACGGCGAGGCCCCCGCGGTCATCCGCCGCGCCGCCCGGCGCGCCCTGGCCGCACCCGGCGTACGCGTGCGGCCCCTCGACCGCCGCCGCTACGACGAGGACCTCGCGGTCGTCCAGCGCATCTACAACGAGGCCTGGGCCGAGAACTACGCCTCCGTGCCCCTCACCGACGCCGAGTTCCGGCACCTCGGCCGCCGCCTCAAGCCCCTCCTCCAGCCCGACCTGCTGCAGATCGCCGAAGTCGACGGCGAGCCCGCCGGCTTCACGCTCTGGCTCCCCGACGCCAACCAGGCGCTGGCCGCGGCCCGCGGCCGCCTCACCACCTGCGGCCTGCCCCTCGGACTGATCCGGGCCACCCTCGCGCGCCGCCGCATCACCCGCACCCGCGCCTCCACCTCCGGCATCACCAAGGAACACCGCGGACGAGGGCTGATGGCCGCCCTCTTCTGCCGGGCCCAGGAGGCCGCCGCGCGCCTCGGGTACACCGAGAACGAGTACTCGTGGATCCTGGAGGACAACCGGGACGCCGCCCGCTACGCCCGGGCCATGGGCGCCGTCCACACCCGCACCCACCGCCTCTACCACCGTGCCCTCGCCGCCGCCCCCGCCCCGTCTCCCGCTCCGGCCGCCGCCCGATGA
- a CDS encoding Mut7-C RNAse domain-containing protein: MSRPEIHVTVAPELQLFVNSELRRKRAPVAIDASSSLGHVIESLGVPLTEAGRLLVDGRPVPAAHVPAAGESVEVRSVERPQQVPGAPLRFLLDVHLGTLARRLRLLGVDAAYESEDIGDPALAALSAAERRVLLSRDRGLLRRREIWAGAYVYSDRPDEQLRDVLGRFRPVLAPWTRCTACNGRLADAEKDTVAERLEHGTRRTYDVFAQCTACERVYWRGAHHERLEAIVEDAVREFGGPAA; this comes from the coding sequence GTGAGCAGACCGGAAATCCATGTCACCGTCGCCCCTGAGCTGCAGCTCTTCGTCAACTCCGAGCTGCGGCGGAAGCGGGCGCCCGTCGCGATCGACGCGTCGTCGTCGCTGGGCCACGTCATCGAGTCGCTGGGCGTCCCGCTCACCGAGGCCGGGCGGCTGCTCGTCGACGGACGGCCCGTGCCCGCGGCCCACGTCCCCGCGGCGGGGGAATCGGTGGAGGTGCGCTCGGTCGAGCGCCCGCAGCAGGTGCCCGGCGCGCCGCTGCGCTTCCTCCTCGACGTGCATCTCGGGACGCTCGCACGCCGGTTGCGCCTCCTGGGCGTGGACGCGGCCTACGAGAGCGAGGACATCGGCGACCCCGCCCTCGCGGCGCTCTCCGCGGCGGAACGCCGGGTGCTGCTCAGCCGCGACCGCGGCCTGCTGCGGCGGCGCGAGATATGGGCCGGCGCCTACGTCTACAGCGACCGGCCCGACGAGCAACTGCGCGACGTCCTCGGCCGCTTCAGGCCGGTGCTGGCGCCGTGGACGCGGTGCACCGCCTGCAACGGGCGCCTCGCGGACGCCGAGAAGGACACCGTGGCGGAGCGGCTGGAGCACGGGACGCGGCGGACGTACGACGTCTTCGCGCAGTGCACGGCCTGCGAGCGCGTGTACTGGCGCGGGGCGCACCACGAGCGGCTGGAGGCCATCGTCGAGGACGCGGTGCGGGAATTCGGCGGACCGGCCGCGTGA
- a CDS encoding thiamine-binding protein has product MLIAFTLTPVGVGESFPDEIADAVKIIRESGLPYRSDSMYTMIEGEWDEVMDVVRRATEAVAARAPRVQLVLKADLWPGKPGMLDGKISMFEQHMADRGQ; this is encoded by the coding sequence GTGCTCATCGCCTTCACCCTGACCCCCGTCGGCGTCGGGGAGAGCTTTCCCGACGAGATCGCCGACGCCGTGAAAATCATCCGCGAATCCGGGCTGCCGTACCGCTCGGATTCCATGTACACCATGATCGAGGGCGAGTGGGACGAGGTCATGGACGTCGTCCGGCGGGCCACGGAGGCCGTCGCCGCGAGGGCGCCGCGAGTCCAGCTGGTCCTGAAGGCCGATCTGTGGCCCGGGAAGCCCGGCATGCTGGACGGAAAGATCAGCATGTTCGAACAGCACATGGCCGACCGCGGGCAGTGA
- a CDS encoding MAB_1171c family putative transporter, with protein sequence MLTWIENAGIAALWSAALVRAPQAVRHREQRPLWFAVVMIALAMSMHLEPVTAALARIVPGAHWVDLTTHLFSIVDAAAVLWFIHGAAGRHRRTHLLFGTAVAVMAALVLLDVLGPAHARNQIAPSRSTASVPDAYWWVFFAFHLTADTFCGFVCWSYGRHGTPRLLRYGLRLFGTGILLASVLWSLKLVYLCTRSPVFAPLFSPVTGVEAAFMALGVALPVFARIRTHLQYRRSYRGLEQLWQDLTTHTPDVVLRPANRIGAAAVPLQLRLYRRVIEIRDAMIVLRNYIPPTTLESIRQSVGRQSLPEHLVEAHITASWLTAALRNKHDGQKPHAQTANLTGPTDRDADESARSLTHEIDRLLLVASAYHTTTTAPRPAGK encoded by the coding sequence GTGCTCACCTGGATAGAGAACGCGGGCATCGCCGCCCTGTGGTCGGCGGCCCTCGTCAGGGCTCCGCAGGCCGTCCGGCACCGGGAGCAGCGGCCTCTGTGGTTCGCCGTCGTCATGATCGCCCTGGCGATGTCCATGCACCTCGAACCCGTGACGGCCGCGCTCGCGCGCATCGTCCCCGGGGCGCACTGGGTGGACCTGACCACCCATCTGTTCAGCATCGTCGATGCGGCGGCGGTCCTGTGGTTCATCCACGGGGCGGCCGGCCGCCATCGCCGCACGCACCTGCTGTTCGGCACGGCGGTCGCCGTCATGGCCGCCCTCGTACTGCTGGACGTGCTGGGACCGGCACACGCGCGCAACCAGATCGCGCCGTCCCGGAGCACGGCGAGCGTGCCGGACGCCTACTGGTGGGTGTTCTTCGCCTTCCACCTCACGGCCGACACCTTCTGCGGATTCGTGTGCTGGAGTTACGGCCGGCACGGCACGCCGCGACTCCTGCGCTACGGGCTGCGCCTGTTCGGCACCGGCATCCTGCTGGCCTCCGTGCTGTGGTCGCTCAAACTCGTCTACCTCTGCACGCGTTCACCGGTGTTCGCGCCGCTGTTCTCGCCCGTGACCGGGGTCGAGGCGGCGTTCATGGCGCTCGGAGTGGCGCTTCCGGTGTTCGCCCGGATCCGGACCCACCTGCAGTACCGCAGGTCCTACCGCGGCCTGGAACAGCTGTGGCAGGACCTGACCACGCACACGCCGGACGTCGTCCTGCGCCCGGCCAACCGCATCGGCGCGGCGGCCGTCCCCCTCCAGCTGCGGCTCTACCGCCGGGTCATCGAGATCCGTGACGCGATGATCGTCCTGCGCAATTACATTCCGCCCACCACGCTCGAATCCATCCGTCAGAGCGTGGGGCGGCAGTCCCTGCCGGAACACCTGGTGGAAGCGCACATCACGGCGTCCTGGCTCACGGCCGCCCTGCGGAACAAGCACGACGGCCAGAAGCCCCATGCGCAGACGGCGAACCTCACGGGGCCCACGGACCGGGACGCGGACGAGTCGGCGCGCAGCCTGACCCACGAGATCGACCGTCTCCTGCTCGTCGCGTCCGCCTATCACACGACCACGACCGCCCCGCGGCCCGCGGGGAAATGA
- a CDS encoding ParH-like protein codes for MHWRHLRRRCQKVIGRIPVPDPFSAQDLCERLAAERDRPLRLLALPTPTVPGTPSGMLLSVETQDFILYDGQTSPLHQEHIIVHEIGHLVCNHRSALDDTRLHRHLDITDPQSVRRVLPRIRYGDEQEQEAEMIATLILEAAGRVPAPTLLSGMLGGLESAMGLRVGRPAGASCSPG; via the coding sequence ATGCACTGGAGGCATCTGCGCCGCCGATGCCAGAAGGTGATCGGCCGGATTCCTGTGCCGGACCCTTTCTCCGCACAGGACCTGTGCGAACGTCTTGCGGCCGAACGCGACCGGCCGCTGCGTCTACTGGCTCTGCCCACACCGACCGTCCCCGGGACGCCGTCGGGAATGCTGCTGTCCGTCGAGACCCAGGACTTCATCCTCTACGACGGGCAGACCAGCCCGTTGCACCAGGAGCACATCATCGTCCACGAGATCGGGCACCTGGTGTGCAACCACCGCTCCGCGCTCGACGACACCCGGCTCCACCGCCACCTCGACATCACCGATCCCCAGTCGGTGCGCCGGGTCCTGCCGCGGATCCGCTACGGCGACGAGCAGGAGCAGGAGGCGGAGATGATCGCCACCCTGATCCTGGAGGCGGCCGGGCGGGTGCCGGCGCCGACGCTGCTGTCGGGGATGCTGGGCGGCCTGGAATCGGCGATGGGCCTGCGGGTGGGCCGTCCTGCGGGGGCTTCGTGCTCACCTGGATAG
- a CDS encoding CBS domain-containing protein has translation MARNKPLKARDIMTAGAKCVGEHESLQDAAKMMRELQVGALPICGDDDRLQGLVTDRDIVVQCVADGVDPASVEAGSLGGELHWIDADASATDALASMEQHQIKRLPVIDVQNGHRLVGMISEANLAQNLSDKQIAEFASRVYAGAH, from the coding sequence ATGGCACGCAACAAGCCGCTCAAGGCCCGCGACATCATGACGGCGGGCGCGAAGTGCGTCGGCGAGCACGAATCGCTGCAGGACGCGGCGAAGATGATGCGCGAGCTGCAGGTGGGCGCGCTGCCCATATGCGGTGACGACGACAGGCTCCAGGGCCTGGTCACCGACCGGGACATCGTCGTCCAGTGCGTGGCCGACGGTGTGGATCCGGCGAGTGTGGAGGCGGGTTCGCTCGGCGGCGAGCTGCACTGGATCGACGCGGACGCGAGCGCGACGGACGCCCTGGCATCCATGGAGCAGCACCAGATCAAGCGGCTGCCGGTGATCGACGTGCAGAACGGCCACCGCCTCGTCGGCATGATCTCGGAGGCCAACCTCGCGCAGAACCTCTCCGACAAGCAGATCGCGGAGTTCGCTTCGCGGGTGTACGCGGGCGCGCACTGA
- a CDS encoding SDR family NAD(P)-dependent oxidoreductase, whose amino-acid sequence MTEHQGFLAGKCVLVTGASSGIGAAAAKVFAREGAAVVLTARREERLAALCEEIRGGGGDAAFVVGDIRDEDDARRAVEFAVERHGRLDAAFNNAGIGWDQEPMHLMKDDAYDAIMDTNVRGVWNVMRHELAAMVEAGSGGSVVNNSSVAGMLAIPAAAPYIASKHAVIGLTKAAAAEYAPHGIRVNTVAPGTTRSEIIAGWFERNPHIEPELHRLTPQARTAEPAEIAEAAAWLCSDRASFVTGAVLPVDGGFTMV is encoded by the coding sequence ATGACTGAACATCAGGGTTTTCTTGCCGGTAAGTGCGTTCTGGTGACGGGGGCGAGCAGCGGCATCGGCGCTGCCGCAGCGAAGGTGTTCGCGCGCGAGGGCGCCGCGGTGGTGCTGACGGCACGCCGGGAGGAGCGCCTGGCGGCGCTGTGCGAGGAGATCCGCGGGGGCGGGGGTGACGCCGCGTTCGTCGTGGGCGACATACGCGACGAGGACGACGCGCGGCGGGCGGTGGAGTTCGCGGTGGAGCGGCACGGGCGCCTCGACGCCGCGTTCAACAACGCGGGAATCGGGTGGGACCAGGAGCCGATGCACCTGATGAAGGACGACGCCTATGACGCGATCATGGATACGAACGTCCGGGGCGTCTGGAACGTGATGCGGCACGAACTCGCGGCCATGGTGGAGGCCGGATCGGGCGGATCCGTCGTCAACAACAGCAGCGTCGCCGGAATGCTGGCGATACCCGCCGCCGCACCGTACATCGCGTCGAAGCACGCGGTGATCGGCCTGACGAAGGCGGCGGCGGCCGAGTACGCGCCGCACGGCATCCGGGTGAACACGGTCGCGCCGGGGACGACGCGGAGCGAGATCATCGCCGGCTGGTTCGAGCGCAACCCGCACATCGAGCCCGAGCTCCACCGCTTGACGCCGCAGGCGCGCACGGCCGAGCCGGCCGAGATCGCGGAGGCCGCGGCCTGGCTGTGCAGCGACCGGGCGTCGTTCGTGACGGGAGCGGTGCTGCCCGTGGACGGCGGATTCACGATGGTGTGA
- a CDS encoding FUSC family protein: protein MPGLRDPLTMLVRRGREPAVVQTVRSTAAAVIAYVVALWLSNEPAPLTAPLTALLVVQVTLYATLTTGVRRVNSVVAGVLIAIGFSVLVGLSWWSLGLIILASLVIGRFVKAGEFVPEVAISAMLVLGVTRVAETAWDRVLETLIGAVVGLLFNVLLVPPVWVQPAGEAIEDLARRMRLLLQDIGEEITGHTPVEEAAARLHAARRLDHDIVQVDASLRQAEDSLRLNPRVKEGLLYRVVLRTGLDALEITAVVLRVTCRTLTDLATHRREESLFPEETAAALREVFTNMALAVEHFAVVITTHVTTSAEHAEDNLTRELDAARRTRDRAADLLLRQVQLHPRQWQLHGALLAEIDRILDELDVEKRTERLTQELDRHSREQRERYPRLHRIAQRLRKSRYGRRSTLK, encoded by the coding sequence GTGCCCGGGCTTCGTGACCCCCTGACGATGCTGGTGAGGCGCGGCAGGGAACCCGCGGTCGTGCAGACGGTCCGGTCCACCGCAGCCGCGGTGATCGCCTATGTCGTGGCGCTGTGGCTGAGCAACGAGCCCGCCCCGCTGACCGCGCCGCTCACCGCACTGCTGGTCGTCCAGGTCACCCTGTACGCCACGCTCACCACAGGCGTCCGCCGGGTCAATTCCGTGGTGGCCGGCGTCCTGATCGCGATCGGCTTCAGCGTGCTGGTCGGGCTGTCGTGGTGGAGCCTCGGGCTGATCATCCTGGCCTCCCTCGTCATCGGGCGGTTCGTGAAGGCGGGCGAGTTCGTCCCCGAGGTCGCGATCAGCGCGATGCTCGTCCTCGGGGTGACGCGGGTCGCGGAAACGGCGTGGGACCGCGTGCTGGAGACCTTGATCGGCGCGGTGGTCGGGCTGCTGTTCAACGTCCTGCTCGTCCCCCCGGTGTGGGTGCAGCCGGCCGGGGAGGCCATCGAGGACCTCGCCCGCCGGATGCGCCTCCTCCTGCAGGACATCGGTGAGGAGATCACCGGCCACACCCCCGTGGAGGAGGCCGCGGCCCGGCTGCACGCGGCCCGCCGCCTCGACCACGACATCGTCCAGGTGGACGCCTCGCTGCGGCAGGCCGAGGACAGTCTCCGCCTCAATCCGCGCGTCAAGGAGGGGCTCCTCTACCGGGTCGTGCTGCGCACCGGGCTGGACGCGCTCGAGATCACCGCGGTGGTGCTGCGCGTGACCTGCCGTACCCTCACCGACCTCGCGACCCACCGCAGGGAGGAGTCGCTCTTCCCCGAAGAGACCGCCGCCGCGCTCCGGGAGGTCTTCACGAACATGGCCCTGGCGGTCGAGCACTTCGCCGTCGTCATCACGACGCACGTCACCACCAGCGCCGAACACGCCGAGGACAACCTCACGCGCGAACTCGACGCCGCCCGCAGGACCCGTGACCGCGCCGCGGACCTCCTCCTCCGCCAGGTGCAGCTGCATCCCCGGCAGTGGCAGCTGCACGGAGCGCTGCTGGCGGAGATCGACCGCATCCTCGACGAGCTCGACGTGGAGAAGCGCACCGAGCGGCTGACGCAGGAACTCGACCGCCACTCCCGGGAACAGCGCGAGCGCTACCCGCGTCTCCACCGCATCGCCCAGCGGCTCCGCAAGAGTCGCTACGGCCGTCGCAGCACGCTCAAGTAG
- a CDS encoding aminotransferase class I/II-fold pyridoxal phosphate-dependent enzyme, which yields MPDSNRSADLFDKPLNSPFLQAVHATPVRPYYRPLHARDGEAVMDGRQVVMAGCNDYLGLATDPRVTAAAGAALRTYGASCSGARTLNGTLPLHGELEAAVADFLGTEDAAVVTTGFQSNLALAALFGTGDLVLSDNANHASLIDGIRLGAAHRLRYRHRDPAHLDRLLADADPAAAKAVVTDGMFSMDGALAPLPALTAVARRHGARTIVDGAHDIGLLGPSGRGAAEHFGVHDRVDLFTGTFSKCFGSTGGFLAGPARVITYLRYAARAILFSASMPPPALAAARSALEISIAEPWRRHRVLTLAARLRERLAGLGYDTGPATATEETAADPAGPVIAVRAGEPAACVGLWQRLLDAGVYTNPVGPPAVPEGCCIIRVTLQATHTDAHVDRIAEAFAAARRLPPAPAVPVLARPRQAPAPETAR from the coding sequence ATGCCCGACAGCAACCGATCCGCCGACCTCTTCGACAAGCCCCTGAACTCCCCCTTCCTGCAAGCCGTCCACGCCACGCCGGTCCGCCCCTACTACCGCCCGCTCCACGCCCGCGACGGCGAAGCCGTCATGGACGGACGGCAGGTCGTGATGGCCGGCTGCAACGACTACCTCGGCCTGGCCACCGACCCCAGGGTCACCGCCGCCGCCGGCGCCGCCCTCCGCACCTACGGAGCCTCCTGCTCGGGCGCCCGCACGCTCAACGGCACCCTCCCGCTGCACGGCGAACTGGAGGCCGCCGTCGCCGACTTCCTCGGCACCGAGGACGCGGCCGTGGTCACCACGGGCTTCCAGTCCAACCTCGCCCTCGCGGCCCTCTTCGGCACCGGCGACCTCGTCCTCAGCGACAACGCCAACCACGCCTCGCTGATCGACGGCATCCGGCTGGGCGCCGCCCACCGCCTCCGCTACCGCCACCGCGATCCCGCACACCTGGACCGGCTGCTCGCCGACGCCGACCCCGCAGCCGCCAAGGCCGTCGTCACCGACGGCATGTTCTCCATGGACGGCGCCCTCGCCCCGCTGCCCGCCCTGACGGCCGTGGCCCGCCGGCACGGCGCCCGCACCATCGTCGACGGCGCCCACGACATCGGACTGCTGGGGCCCTCCGGACGCGGCGCCGCCGAGCACTTCGGCGTCCACGACCGGGTCGACCTCTTCACCGGCACGTTCTCCAAGTGCTTCGGCTCCACCGGTGGGTTCCTCGCCGGCCCCGCCCGCGTCATCACCTACCTGCGCTACGCGGCCCGGGCCATCCTCTTCTCCGCCTCCATGCCACCGCCCGCCCTCGCGGCCGCCCGGAGCGCCCTGGAGATCAGCATCGCCGAGCCGTGGCGGCGCCACCGCGTACTGACCCTCGCCGCCCGCCTCCGCGAACGGCTCGCCGGCCTCGGCTACGACACGGGCCCGGCGACGGCAACGGAGGAGACCGCCGCGGACCCCGCCGGGCCGGTCATCGCCGTACGCGCCGGGGAGCCCGCCGCCTGCGTCGGGCTGTGGCAGCGCCTCCTCGACGCAGGCGTCTACACCAACCCCGTCGGACCCCCGGCCGTACCCGAAGGGTGCTGCATCATCCGCGTCACCCTCCAGGCGACCCACACCGACGCCCATGTCGACCGCATCGCCGAAGCCTTCGCGGCCGCCCGGCGCCTGCCGCCGGCCCCCGCCGTCCCCGTCCTGGCCCGCCCCCGCCAGGCCCCCGCCCCGGAGACCGCACGATGA
- a CDS encoding NAD-dependent epimerase/dehydratase family protein: MRYAVTGATGFIGTRLVAHLTALGHDVTALVRDPRRPVPGARTETVDLVTGTGLREATADADVVVHLAALTHAADPQALTTVNTGGTRRLVAALAAQPHPPRLVYCSSLAASGPGRLRHENDPPAPVSAYGRSKLGGEQALREADTRLPALTVRPPIVYGPGDRHFLPSLAAAARTGLLPAVGRRGPRRYSLLHVDDLCRALLAAAESGTPGAVYHAGDGTEHLWSDIGAAVAAAMGRRPPRVVHLPVPLALAAARTLGRTGILNPDKVGEARHPSWTTAPGTLPSFTPRITWPDGLRSTLGPAPLDIRSST; this comes from the coding sequence ATGAGATACGCCGTCACCGGCGCCACCGGATTCATCGGCACCCGCCTCGTCGCGCACCTCACCGCGCTCGGCCACGACGTCACCGCGCTCGTGCGCGACCCCCGGCGCCCCGTCCCCGGCGCGCGCACCGAGACCGTCGACCTCGTCACCGGCACCGGGCTGCGCGAGGCCACCGCCGACGCCGACGTCGTCGTCCACCTCGCCGCCCTCACCCACGCCGCCGACCCCCAGGCCCTCACCACCGTCAACACCGGAGGCACACGGCGCCTGGTGGCCGCCCTGGCCGCCCAGCCCCACCCGCCCCGCCTCGTCTACTGCTCCTCACTGGCCGCAAGTGGCCCCGGGCGGCTGCGCCACGAGAACGACCCGCCGGCCCCCGTCTCCGCCTACGGCCGCAGCAAACTCGGCGGCGAACAGGCCCTGCGGGAGGCCGACACCCGCCTGCCCGCCCTCACCGTGCGGCCCCCCATCGTCTACGGGCCGGGCGACCGCCACTTCCTGCCGAGCCTGGCCGCGGCCGCCAGGACCGGACTGCTCCCCGCCGTGGGCCGCCGCGGCCCCCGCCGCTACTCCCTGCTACACGTCGACGACCTGTGCCGCGCCCTGCTCGCCGCCGCCGAGTCCGGCACGCCGGGTGCGGTCTATCACGCAGGGGACGGCACGGAGCACCTCTGGAGCGACATCGGTGCGGCCGTCGCCGCGGCCATGGGGCGGCGCCCGCCCCGGGTGGTGCACCTCCCCGTCCCCCTGGCCCTGGCCGCCGCCCGCACCCTGGGCCGCACCGGCATCCTCAACCCGGACAAGGTCGGCGAGGCCCGGCACCCCTCCTGGACCACCGCACCCGGCACCCTCCCCTCGTTCACCCCCCGCATCACCTGGCCCGACGGACTCCGCAGCACCCTGGGTCCCGCACCCCTCGACATCCGGAGCAGCACATGA